In Nicotiana tabacum cultivar K326 chromosome 21, ASM71507v2, whole genome shotgun sequence, one DNA window encodes the following:
- the LOC142175186 gene encoding uncharacterized protein LOC142175186, protein MTTFNPLTAILTQNKLEGPNYVDWKRNLDIVLIAEEYKFVLDEVCPEKPGDDAIDDEQKAYQKWIKADEMARCYILASMSNVLQHQHQSMESAYDILENLKEMFGDQNRAAKQTAMKTLLNTKMVEGS, encoded by the coding sequence ATGACTACTTTTAATCCCCTTACTGCCATTCTTACCCAAAACAAACTTGAGGGTCCAAATTATGTTGATTGGAAACGAAATTTGGATATTGTTCTAATTGCTGAAGAGTACAAATTTGTGCTCGATGAGGTATGTCCAGAAAAACCTGGAGACGATGCCATAGATGATGAACAGAAGGCTTACCAGAAATGGATTAAGGCTGATGAGATGGCGCGGTGTTACATTTTGGCATCCATGTCGAATGTTCTGCAACATCAGCATCAGTCGATGGAGTCTGCTTATGACATTCTGGAAAATCTCAAAGAAATGTTCGGAGATCAGAATCGTGCGGCTAAGCAGACTGCCatgaaaacccttctgaataccAAAATGGTTGAAGGTTCATAG